The Myroides fluvii region GGTTCCTTTTTTTATTGAAGCCGCTTTTTTGCACAAAAATGATTTCCTCAGAGTCAAGTTTGAAGACTGCAGTTCGGAAGAGGATGCAGATCGCATTATTGGTTCGGAAATATATTTGCCTTTGAACCTATTACCTAAACTAGAAGGGAATAAGTTCTACTATCACGAAGTGGAAGGTTTTGAAGTAGTTGATACTACATTGGGTTCTGTTGGAACTTTGACCCGTATCAATGACAGCAATTACCAAGTCCTATTCGAAATTGATCACAACGGAACTGAAATTTTAGTGCCTATGATTGACCAATTTATCGAACAGGTGGATCGCGAAAACAAAAAATTAATCCTAAATATCCCTGCTGGTTTAGTAGATCTGTATTTAGAAAATTAATGAATCGTTGATAATTTAAAAAAAACGCCAAGAGAATATATTCTCTTGGCGTTTTTTTGTTAGTTGTTGTTGGTGAGAGGATGAGAGGCTGAGAAGATGAGAGGGTTCAACTGATAACTCATAACTGATAACTCATAACTGATTTGATAACAAAAAATGCGCTACATTTAATAGAAAAAAAATGAAAATAAGTGCAATCAGTAAACTCACCATTAATCCAGGAGAAGAAATTAAAGCCAAAGAAATACGCAAAGGGATTTTTGCGCTTATCC contains the following coding sequences:
- the rimM gene encoding ribosome maturation factor RimM (Essential for efficient processing of 16S rRNA), which translates into the protein MRKKDCFYLGKVAKKFSFKGEVLIYLDTDEPELYENLESVFVDFNGQLVPFFIEAAFLHKNDFLRVKFEDCSSEEDADRIIGSEIYLPLNLLPKLEGNKFYYHEVEGFEVVDTTLGSVGTLTRINDSNYQVLFEIDHNGTEILVPMIDQFIEQVDRENKKLILNIPAGLVDLYLEN